CGCTCGAGACCTCGGGCCTCGACCCCCGACTGCTCACCCTCGAGATCACCGAGAGCCACGCGGTGCAGGACCTCGAAAAGACGATCCGGATCCTCGACGACCTGCGCCGTCTCGGCGTGCAGATCGCGATGGACGACTTCGGAAAGGGCTACTCGGCGCTCACCTACCTCGAGCAGCTGCCGATCGACGTGCTGAAGATCGACAAGGCCTTCGTCGATCGGCTCGGCGGCGCCACCTCCGCCCCCCTTGCCGAATCGGTGGTCGAGCTCGGCCACCGACTCGAGCTCCAGGTGGTCGCCGAGGGCATCGAGCATCGGGGCCAGCTCGAAGCGCTGCGACGTCTCGGGTGCGCCCGGGGCCAGGGTTACTTCTTCTCGAAGCCGGTTCCCGAAGACGTCGTGTCCGGTTGGATCGACGCGGCGGGCGCGGGCCGGCACCGGTTCGCGCCTCCCGGGGATTCCTGAACCCGGACGCCCGGGGCCGAGCCCCGGAGCCGCCTGGTAGCCCGCGTGGCCGCAACCTCCGCGCCGGCGCGCGCTAGCCTCGCGAGCGGCATGCACCGAACCCACTCCGCTCTGGCGCCTTCCGACTACCGGGCCCGCGCACTCCCGCGACGGGCCCTCGTCTGGCTTCTCCTCGTCGCCCTGCTCGCAGCGGCCGCCTGCGGCCCGCGGCTCCCCAGCTCGAACGTGTTGCAGCGGCTGGGACCCGGAGAACTCGAAGCGCAGGCGGAAACCCTCGAAGCCCGGCGCCGCGAAGAGCCGCGCAATGGCGCGCTGCTCACCACCCTCGGCCAGGTCCACTACCTGCTGGCACGTGACGCCCTGGACCGCGAAGAGGACCAGGGTCGCTACCTGGCGCACCTCGAGAAGAGCGTGGACGCGCTGGTTTCCGCGGTGGAAGTGAATCCGCGCGATGACGAGCCCCACTTCTACCTGGCACTGATCGACGTGTATCGCGGTGATTCGCGTGAGGCGCTCCGTGGGTTCCGCAACGTGAAGCGGCTCCACCCCTACCCGCTCTCGTACACGAACCTGGCCGAGATCTACGTCTATCGGGGCGATACCGAGCGTGCCCGCGAGTGGAACGAGCTCGGGTTGCGCAAGGGTGCCCCTTTCGGCGCGGTCCTCTTCAACGACATGTTGATCGCCTGGAAGGAAGGCAACCTGCGGCGCGCCCGCCGCTACTTCGCCGACCTGCAGAACGACGCACCCGAGATGCTCACGACGATCAACACGGCGCGGCTGCCGGAGACGCCCCGCCGCTTCGAAGACTTCGCGGGCTACTGCTGCGGCAGCCCGGGCTGCGGCCCCTACATGCGCGACGCCTGCAAGGAGCTCTCCCTGGACGTGCTGGTGCAGGAGCGCTCGACAGAGACCCTGCGACGCGAACTCCAGCTCGAGATCGAGCGCAAGCGCCGCCTCCGCAAGGTCTACGAGCAGCGCAAGGAACTCGAGATCCAGGTCGAGCCGGAGCCCGAAACGCCCTGAAGCGCGGAATCAGCTGCGCGGCAACGCGAGTTCGACGGTCCCCGTGAGGTGATCGCCGAAGTCGTTCGTGGCCGACAACGTCAGCTCGACGGTCCCCTCGGACTCGCCTGCCGCCAGCTTCGAGACGTGTCCCGAGAAGCGCAGTGGCTTTCCCGGTACGGCCGGCGCCCCCAGGCGAATCGCGATGCGGCGCAACCGGCAACTCGGTCCCGCCCAGTCGGTGACGTAGCGCGCGACGTAGCC
This region of Myxococcota bacterium genomic DNA includes:
- a CDS encoding MaoC/PaaZ C-terminal domain-containing protein; the protein is MSAGVDFDKLREGDALPEFVLPVTAAVVVAGAIASRDFMPVHHDRDYAQSQGAPDIFMNILTSNGYVARYVTDWAGPSCRLRRIAIRLGAPAVPGKPLRFSGHVSKLAAGESEGTVELTLSATNDFGDHLTGTVELALPRS